In the genome of Solibacillus silvestris, one region contains:
- a CDS encoding response regulator: MKETENQFSNSVENLQNLKHLYDLQLTYIRKKGIHFTFVFVKYSDEMSVSYEEFYQLVKENLRKSDFAFSHQSKQYIILVLSISKSMESKSFLGRLQTAMSPFKMPLVAVIAEIANSLHPLEEILEVGEEEVMSLDFSDTQIVVIPQFMEKERIKMKVSIIENDHITQSIFSNLFHNLETAEQDLEVRVFNDGLEFIESDWYRSEHHHIIVLNDILPRKNGFEVLHYLRGLPNEQKYLILFISSRNSEEAQLYSFENGADAYFVRPFNLKIFEIRIKNHLRRSR, translated from the coding sequence ATGAAAGAAACGGAGAATCAGTTTAGTAATAGCGTAGAGAATCTTCAAAATTTGAAGCATCTTTATGATTTGCAGTTAACTTATATCCGAAAAAAGGGGATTCATTTTACGTTTGTTTTCGTGAAATATTCAGATGAAATGTCTGTAAGCTATGAAGAATTCTATCAGTTGGTAAAAGAAAATTTACGTAAGTCGGATTTTGCTTTTTCGCATCAGTCAAAACAATACATCATTCTTGTTCTGTCGATCAGTAAATCAATGGAATCCAAATCATTTCTAGGTCGGCTTCAAACTGCTATGTCACCTTTCAAAATGCCGCTTGTCGCTGTTATTGCAGAAATTGCGAATTCTTTGCATCCGCTTGAAGAAATACTGGAAGTTGGTGAGGAAGAGGTGATGAGCCTTGATTTTTCAGATACACAAATAGTGGTGATTCCGCAGTTTATGGAAAAAGAGCGAATCAAGATGAAAGTCAGCATCATCGAAAATGATCATATTACACAATCTATTTTTTCGAATCTGTTTCACAATCTGGAAACAGCTGAACAAGATTTGGAGGTCCGGGTGTTTAATGACGGACTTGAATTTATAGAATCCGACTGGTACCGAAGTGAGCATCATCATATTATCGTGCTGAATGATATTTTACCTAGAAAAAATGGCTTTGAGGTTTTGCATTATTTGCGCGGTTTGCCTAATGAACAAAAATATTTAATTTTATTTATTTCATCACGTAATTCCGAGGAAGCACAGCTTTATAGTTTTGAAAATGGAGCTGATGCTTACTTTGTCCGTCCCTTTAATTTGAAAATTTTTGAAATACGTATTAAAAATCATTTGAGAAGGTCGCGATAA
- a CDS encoding glycosyl transferase produces MNLDNILYWFNEVFSSLIFIYMLFVILVYSLMLVFAFLQLRKDRNLDKNLEGKVNLNAVYSKPVSIIVPAYNEEIGIISTVQSLLTLEYPQYEIVIVNDGSKDSTLQTVIDVFQMEPVFRTVQNQLPSAEIRGIYQSKLHYNIVLVDKENGGKADALNAGINVSRFPYFCSIDGDSILSTKSLLQVMKPIVSSNGKVIAAGGSVRIANGSEIEYGSVLKSVVPNNPIVVMQIIEYLRAFYMGRIGLSRFNLLLIISGAFSVFSKEYTIKVGGYNKNTIGEDMELVVRLHNYLLKNKIKKSIEFIPDPVCWTEAPDNLKDLKTQRRRWHQGLLSSLMLNRGMLLNPKYKQIGLISVPYFVFIELIGPIVELLGYIYVILSFVIGNIYLESALTLFVLFLIYSTVISMFSILLEAWSMGTYPRIRDSVKLLLYSLSEVFWFRPLMVVFRLQGFWYFIRGKNDWGSLTRSGLQKKTNDTL; encoded by the coding sequence ATGAATCTAGATAACATACTTTATTGGTTTAACGAAGTGTTCAGTTCATTAATTTTTATATACATGTTATTTGTTATATTGGTTTATTCATTAATGCTGGTCTTTGCTTTCTTACAGTTGAGAAAAGACAGGAATCTGGATAAGAATTTGGAAGGGAAAGTAAATTTAAATGCGGTTTATTCGAAGCCTGTTTCAATCATTGTCCCGGCTTATAATGAGGAAATCGGTATTATCAGTACGGTTCAATCATTATTGACACTTGAATACCCGCAATATGAAATCGTGATTGTAAACGATGGTTCAAAAGATTCGACATTGCAGACAGTGATTGATGTCTTTCAGATGGAGCCTGTTTTCCGGACTGTACAGAATCAGCTGCCGTCAGCGGAAATCAGGGGCATTTACCAGTCGAAGCTCCATTACAATATTGTTTTAGTAGACAAGGAAAATGGAGGAAAGGCCGATGCGTTAAACGCAGGCATAAATGTATCAAGATTTCCTTATTTTTGCTCGATTGACGGTGATTCAATTTTATCCACTAAATCATTGCTGCAGGTGATGAAGCCGATTGTCTCTTCCAACGGGAAAGTCATTGCTGCAGGTGGAAGTGTGCGTATAGCAAACGGTTCGGAAATCGAGTACGGCAGTGTTTTGAAATCGGTTGTCCCGAATAATCCGATTGTCGTCATGCAGATTATTGAATATTTACGTGCTTTTTATATGGGAAGAATTGGGCTGAGCCGTTTTAATTTATTATTAATTATTTCCGGTGCGTTTAGTGTCTTTTCGAAAGAATATACAATAAAAGTCGGTGGCTACAATAAGAATACGATCGGCGAAGATATGGAACTGGTCGTCCGGCTGCACAACTATTTACTGAAGAATAAAATAAAAAAATCGATTGAATTTATTCCAGATCCGGTATGCTGGACAGAGGCCCCGGATAATCTAAAGGATTTAAAAACACAGCGGAGACGATGGCATCAGGGGCTGTTAAGCAGTCTTATGCTGAACCGTGGGATGCTGCTCAATCCGAAATACAAACAAATCGGTCTCATATCTGTTCCGTATTTTGTATTTATTGAATTAATCGGCCCGATTGTTGAACTATTGGGATATATATATGTCATTTTATCATTTGTAATCGGGAACATATATTTGGAGTCGGCTCTTACTTTATTTGTCCTGTTTTTAATTTACAGTACCGTCATTTCGATGTTTTCTATTTTGCTGGAAGCATGGAGTATGGGCACTTATCCACGTATCCGGGATTCGGTGAAGCTATTATTGTATTCCTTGTCGGAAGTGTTCTGGTTCCGTCCGCTAATGGTTGTTTTCCGCCTTCAAGGATTCTGGTACTTTATTCGGGGCAAAAACGATTGGGGAAGCTTAACGCGTTCTGGATTGCAAAAGAAAACAAATGATACTTTATAA